From Actinomyces slackii, a single genomic window includes:
- the cysD gene encoding sulfate adenylyltransferase subunit CysD, with the protein MNTILTAPTDHPLTGPDALDPTGPDGSPAAHEPHAPVLAPDGGLDHLDALEAEAILVIREIAAECRRPVLLFSGGKDSVVMLHLARKAFWPAPIPFPVLHVDTGHNFPEVLDYRDATAQRFGVRLVVASVQDYIDDGRLRERSDGTRNPLQTIPLLDAIEEGGFDGVFGGGRRDEDKARAKERIVSLRDEFGQWDPRNQRPELWSLFNPRHRPGEHVRAFPLSNWTELEVWRYIDREDIELPSLYYAHEREVFQRDGMWLAASAVTAPRAGEEVVTRTVRYRTVGDMSCTGAVESAAASNHEITLEVAASTLTERGATRADDRLSEAAMEDRKKEGYF; encoded by the coding sequence ATGAACACCATCCTCACCGCCCCCACCGACCACCCCCTCACCGGCCCCGACGCCCTCGACCCCACCGGTCCGGACGGCTCCCCGGCCGCCCACGAGCCGCACGCCCCCGTGCTGGCCCCCGATGGGGGGCTGGACCATCTCGACGCCCTGGAGGCCGAGGCGATCCTGGTCATCCGCGAGATCGCCGCCGAGTGCCGCCGCCCCGTGCTGCTGTTCTCCGGCGGCAAGGACTCCGTGGTCATGCTGCACCTGGCCCGCAAGGCCTTCTGGCCCGCGCCCATCCCCTTCCCGGTGCTGCATGTGGACACCGGCCACAACTTCCCCGAGGTCCTGGACTACCGGGACGCCACGGCCCAGCGCTTCGGGGTGCGCCTGGTGGTGGCCAGCGTCCAGGACTACATCGACGACGGCCGCCTGCGCGAGCGCAGCGACGGCACCCGCAACCCCCTGCAGACCATCCCCCTGCTCGACGCCATCGAGGAGGGAGGCTTCGACGGCGTCTTCGGCGGCGGTCGCCGCGACGAGGACAAGGCCCGCGCCAAGGAGCGCATCGTCTCCCTGCGCGACGAGTTCGGCCAGTGGGACCCGCGCAATCAGCGCCCCGAGCTATGGAGCCTGTTCAACCCCCGCCACCGCCCCGGGGAGCACGTGCGCGCCTTCCCGCTGAGCAACTGGACCGAGCTGGAGGTCTGGCGCTACATCGACCGCGAGGACATCGAGCTGCCCAGCCTCTACTACGCCCACGAGCGCGAGGTCTTCCAGCGCGACGGCATGTGGCTGGCGGCCTCGGCCGTGACCGCCCCGCGAGCCGGCGAGGAGGTGGTCACCCGCACTGTGCGCTACCGGACCGTGGGCGATATGTCCTGCACCGGAGCCGTGGAGTCCGCCGCGGCCTCCAATCACGAGATCACCCTGGAGGTCGCGGCCTCCACACTGACCGAGCGGGGCGCCACCCGCGCCGATGACCGGCTCTCCGAGGCAGCCATGGAGGACCGCAAGAA